In Labrus mixtus chromosome 9, fLabMix1.1, whole genome shotgun sequence, the DNA window AGGTCATTGTCCGGTCCCTGTTAACACCTTCCTGCTCATTCCTACTGCACACCACCATTACCATCGGGCAGGAAGGAGAACGACCTTCAGAGAccggagcagaagaagagacgCCTTTCTCTAAACATCATtcacctgtgttttttttattggatgaATGCAGCGCCCACATGAAAATCCCATGttcaaaatctttaaaatattttgaattcagaataaaaaattTGGTTTACATCTTTAATaacacattaaaggctttatatgtgattttttgatccagcagatgtcgcccttgagctccagcatgaaaccaaaataacttGCGCTGcatcgttgtgttagcatgctaatgctagtgatctttattatgctcgtatcttcacactgcatgtaaatttacctgaaatgagcgtgatctagaaacacagttaatcagtgagtacagtatgttattcttcttttctctagtccctcaattaaacaacttttatacgtgaggggaggagtcagccggccgtccgggcgatgtaaacaaagtgaagataggactctgaaaactctgaaaacatcacagacagtgggactcgggtgttacacccattgtagacagtcatgactcacagagttatttttagaggagatacttgatttatatatttaagtgtgaaaaatcacatataaagactttaagccaCACTATAAAGAAGAAGATAACATCTGAACAGGACTGCTTACAGACCAGCACTCGGTCAAACTCATGAAATGAGTAACACCAGAGTCAGCTCCTTCACACAGAGATCCGTCTGCAGCTGCACAAACTTTACAGGAGAAGCAGGACAAAGAGTTTAATGTCAGCACCGGTCTACACCTTTAAGTGTTACCCAGTCTGGATAACAAAAACACTCCCTCACCTTGTAAGtggtaaagtgtgtgtgtgtgtgttttaaaaatctgtataaTTGGCCTCCTATTCAGAGACCAAGGCCACTAAACGctccaccacagcagcagcccCAGATATCGAGGTTTCAACGCTTTTGGCTTCTTGAACTAAACAGACTTCACCACACCGCTCAACACACAACCTGGAACTGCTCCGTATTCTTTTGGATATTCCGGCAGCACCAAGGACAATATTGATTTTCGGGATAAAGACATTAATGTTCATGTTTGAGCAAGAAgttgtctgtggtgtgtgtgtgtgtgtgtgtttctgtatgtgtgtgtgtctgtgtgtgtgtgtgtgtgtgtgtgtgtgtgtgtgtgtttctgtatgtgtgtgtgtctgtgtgtgtgtgtgtttctgtatgtgtgtgtgtgtgtgtttctgtatgtgtgtgtgtgtgtgtgtgtgtgtgtgtgtgtgtgtgtgtgtgtgtgtgtgtgtgtgtttctgtatgtgtgtgtgtctgtgtgtgtgtgtgtttctgtatgtgtgtgtgtgtgtgtgtgtgtgtgtctgtatgtgtgtgtgtgtgtgtgtgtgtgtgtgtgagagagagctcCCAGGAGGACGGCAGGCTAACACCAGCCAGCGACACAGAACCATAAACCCACACGCACACGGCTGCCAGGCAAATATTTAACCTGCTCCTCGGGggaaacagacaggtgtgtgtgtgagagagaaagtgagaactCTTATGAAAACGAGCCACAGTAATCCTcctcacatttattttaaagctagGACCATACACTTTACAGAAATCACAGCTTCACCCTGACTTTATTGTCCCTCCCAACAGTGACAGAAATTCTCCTTCTAAACTcaacttacattaaaaacacaaagtgcatTAGAGATATTACAAGAGGattgttaaaaacaacagtaacagacgagaaaacacacaacttaacacacacacagtgagccCCCATGATCCATGATAAGTTATGAAGTCGGTCCTTGTGCTTCTGTTTCGATACTAAGGACCACACGAGGGTATCAGCGTACTGATTTGGTTGTTGTCTCTGATAAACtccatctgttgtttgtttgtaaatgcatGGTCTGGGTGGACTGTGGAACAGAATTGCCCTCTGGCATCTggcataaataaaacattttaagtctTAAGGCCACAGAATTAGAAGTCCTGCATTcataaagtgtgttttaaaaaatggtgtCATTTCAAAAcgcttagtaaaaaaaaaagtatacaaaATGTTGACAATCTAATCCCAAAGTAAACAACACTAGCTCCATGCAGCGTAGTCCTGATAGCTAGTTACCCTTAGCTTGCTTGTTTACCGGCTTGGGGGGGCAACGTTAAACCGTTTAGTCGGCTAGTCCTGCACATCCCTACTAAAAACTCAACAAAGTGCCTTCAAAGAAACGTTTGACTTAAAGGCTTCATCGTCCAGATTtagtaagaaaaaatattttaaactgcaaCTGTTTCTAAGTGTCAAATGTGTTCATGCTGTTCTTTGATTAACTGCACTCAGGGGCTTTCAGTCAATCTGTAAACAGTGTTCGCTTCAGAAATGATCATCAGTTAATGTCCCCTGCAGGTTGTTTGTCCTTAAAACTAACTGGTCTGCTtcttcagacacacagacacactctgtttacctgcaggaaTATGtttctgactgtgtttgtgtgtctgtcctcaatCATAAGGCGTGTCATCAGGGCTGAATCGTGTGTGAGGGACGATGTTTGTTCCTCTGAATCCCCTGACACATTCAACATGTCACCGTCATCCCTGCTCATGTATGCACGTGTTAATGGTTGGTTGAACTTAAACTGTAGGGATTAATGGAGGTTAGAGAAGATGCTGTGTTCACACGTGGTCGATTCCCTCCCCCGTCAGCTCCTGGACGACGACAGCACAGCACAGGCGGTTTagttcagacccccccccccgggtGTCGACGCTCCTTTCAGCAGCATCAGCGGCTTCTTTTCCAAAACCAAACGGCGAGTTTCACAAAGCTCTGGAGatgagtttgaatgtttttctaaaGCAAACGCTCGGCGGGATCTGGAACGTGTGAGGCATGAGGAGACAGTGGTGACTTgttctcactttctctcctgctcgctcacttcctgtctcctctctctctctctttctcacacacacacacacaccttcacacacacaccttcacacactggTGGCTTAAGTTTAACAGGCCTGAAAACCCCCGGCAGTAATTGTTTTAACACTGAGGATATTGTAGTCGCCTCACCTCTTACAGACGGGAGATCCAGTCTGCCTAACACTTTGCACCTGGTCCCAAACTACTACCCCTTTCACCCGTCCTGCTTTATACCATGTAGCCTTTATTTATTCTGACTGATCATTTCTTCAGACAACACTTCTCTCTGCTTTCCCTTTGCACACCTTCCCTCACTCCTTAGTAGGACTGATAaactcagcatgtgtacattagttttgtagtcaagaccacactaaccgagaccaggaCATACCAGAGaacagagtgctctgagaccgagtcaagaccaagacatttaggggtcgagacagtcaagaccaagacgtttaggggtcaagaccgagtcaagaccaagacatttagggaccgagtcaagaccaagacatttagggatcgagaccgagtcaagaccaagacatttagggatcgagaccgagtcaagaccaagacatttagggatcgagaccgagtcaagaccaagacatttagggatagagaccgagtcaagaccaagacatttagggaccgagtcaagaccaagacatttagggatcgagaccgagtcaagaccaagacatttagggatcgagaccgagtcaagaccaagacatttaggggtcgagaccgagtcaagaccaagacatttaggaaccgagtcaagaccaagacatttagggacggagaccgagtcaagaccaagacatttagggaccgagtcaagaccaagacgtttaggggtcaagaccgagtcaagaccaagacatttaggaaccgagtcaagaccaagacatttagggatggagaccgagtcaagaccaagacatttagggacggagaccgagtcaagaccaagacatttagggacggagaccgagtcaagaccaagacatttaggggtcgagacagtcaagaccaagacgtttaggggtcaagaccgagtcaagaccaagacatttagggaccgagtcaagaccaagacatttagggatcgagaccgagtcaagaccaagacatttagggatcgagaccgagtcaagaccaagacatttagggatcgagaccgagtcaagaccaagacatttagggatagagaccgagtcaagaccaagacatttagggatcgagaccgagtcaagaccaagacatttagggatcgagaccgagtcaagaccaagacatttaggggtcgagaccgagtcaagaccaagacatttaggaaccgagtcaagaccaagacatttagggacggagaccgagtcaagaccaagacatttagggaccgagtcaagaccaagacgtttaggggtcaagaccgagtcaagaccaagacatttaggaaccgagtcaagaccaagacatttagggatggagaccgagtcaagaccaagacatttagggacggagaccgagtcaagaccaagacatttagggacggagaccgagtcaagaccaagacatttaggggtcgagaccgagtcaagatcaaTTCTCAGCTCGCACAGACTcgctttgaagacgttcagactcaactgtaagaagtgtccacacatcgtctccatgacaacctTCAGAGGAGATGGAGCCGCTCAGCAAACATTATCGTAATCAGTATCGTTAAATATGTATTGTGATCGGATCGGAACTAGAAAAGAGTTTAGATTCCGTCAGCTTCTGCATTTTTCCCACATTAGTTAAACTATTCTTTTAATGCACTGTGTTAGTTTGCTTCCCAAACATTTCTCCAAACATTTGTTCTCACTTTTTgacatgtttgcttttttttttgagaaaagtCAGAAGTGCTAAAAATCATCAGACACttcagagaaagtgagagacgAGAGAAGAAGAGTTATTTTTAACTTCTCAGTGGAAATGATGTGTTCAacattttaagtaaaaaaaaaaaaaagtcctgtttgatgttgttttaaaagaCATCCTCCAGTGCTGCTCCTAccctctacccccccccccctctccacctaATAACTCCCCTCTTCATCACAGACAACCATGTACAAAAAGCTAGTTTCATAAAATGATGTTTAATAATTGGTCTGATTGAGTCTTCAGTCCAAACAcgagtttgtgtgatttattcaGGAACTGAGACCTCGTTCATCTCTGAATAATGTCaacagtgtcacacacacactgtggcatgtgtgtgtgtgtgtgtgtgtgtatgacataATATGCGTGACTCAGGTGTTTTCAGTGAGTCTGCTGCAGTGTGATgaatctggtgtgtgtgtgtgtgttttctcctgtGCTGTCAGGCAGCTGGATGAGCATGTGGGAGTAATTTAGATCCTGAACTCTGTTAGTTTGAGAACCTGgaggtgatttatttttttacacagttTCAGATGAAATGATACTGTGAGGATATAAACCAGTTTATGTATTTCTACAGATACTCTTTATATATGAATTCATATTCTGATATAAGCACTTTAATATCAAAGGattcaatttaaatgtattcattatttttatatcGTTTGTTACTTTTATgacttttaatttctttgtcAAATAATTGGGTTTCAGTGCACTTTTACAAGTGTTTGAGAATCTCATTGCGAGGGATCAATGCAACAAATGTGTCtgtatatatctatctctatctaagATGGAAGgcagatctaagaaagatatcggcgaTATATTTGcatcaaaaaaatgtcttcttctgtCATATCGTTCAGGCTCTACTTTTTATGGCATAAAAACAGGAACTTTATCAAACTCTTTACAACAAATCTTTTGTCCCCCTGTCAGTTTTAAACCTCGGTAAATGAGTATCTTTGTACTGAAGTTGTCAAAATTTGACGCACTTTTAAAACTTTTCCATTCcagatgtttatttctgcaaacTTCAGTCATATTTGGAACCAGAAAGCTGcaatgagagaaagagagaaatggtACGCTCTAAAATTCAAAGGTTTTATTTACTAACGTATTTGTGAAATGTAGACAGGGTCCAGGAGTTTCCTGCATtagaaatcaaaacaagaaatgacccaatagTAAGTGTCTAGGACTTCttttattgttgccatggtatcaaaacagatATCTTTAAATTTTGAGAAGAATTCTGGCATCCTCACACTCTCCATCTGTACTCTCTCTTTAAATGCTGCCTGTGATGGAGCCCAGTAAAATAATGTGTAGCAGCTGCTAGGGAGCAATAATCCTCTGAGCTATATGAATCCTCATTTATAGAAATCTTAGAACTTTATGTCAGAGCAATTTAGTCACTCATATAAAATGTCTGCTCCTATCATAAAAGAGGAAACAGCAGTGTGAGGTACAGAAAGCTGTTGGGAGGGTTCAGGTTTTATTGGNNNNNNNNNNNNNNNNNNNNNNNNNNNNNNNNNNNNNNNNNNNNNNNNNNNNNNNNNNNNNNNNNNNNNNNNNNNNNNNNNNNNNNNNNNNNNNNNNNNNNNNNNNNNNNNNNNNNNNNNNNNNNNNNNNNNNNNNNNNNNNNNNNNNNNNNNNNNNNNNNNNNNNNNNNNNNNNNNNNNNNNNNNNNNNNNNNNNNNNNGACAGTTTTATTGGTGCTCTGCCACACTCTCAAAGTTTGATGGATACCTTTCTGTCTGATgtgggtggaggagagaggcagagttTGTTCTGTGCAGAGACACTTTGTGAAAAAACTAATGTGGagtgctgcagcagagagtaaaaaagaaagaaaaccaaaacatcaaCTTATTATCTTACATTTACATTATAGGTAGTAAATATAATTCTGCAATTCATTTAGCAAACGTGAAGTGGCAGatatcagagagtaagtacaacacaagcgaggatctagagaggaggaggcaggaagtgcagacaaacagctttaagtccgagTGGACAACTAGATGCTGaaagaggcagagcacaacatccaCAGCTGATCTTAAGAGTTCTAaccagcatcaaaaccatcctgaatatcgtcatcatcatcaatagtatcaagtgtgtatgtgttcataaagagctgggtctttagctttttcttaaaggtgcagagggactcttcgtttcaccaccggggggcgacagaggagaagagtctagtcagagacttagggccctgttgtgaaggttggatcagactttcattggcagagcgtagtgggcgggagggaggggggggggggggggggggggggggggggggggggggggatggagtgtagacctggatgagagagttaaagtaatgaggagacgtttctgtcgctgttttgtaagcgagcagcagagttttaaatctgatgtgagcagtaactgggagccagaccagtggagtgacatgtgctgttCTGGGTAGGTTGAATACCATTTGTGCTGCTGCGTAGTGGATCTGCTGCAGGGGAGTGATAGTGTAGCAGGATACAGTATGTATATTGTTTAACTGAGGATCGATTAACATATAACTTTTAAGAAAAAAGGTGTAAACAttggatgttttcatgttttcatacaCTAATTCTTtactatatttatgtgtgtgtgtgtgtgtgtgtgtgtgtgtgtgtgtgtgtgtgtgtgtgtgtgtgtgtgcagccctTCCTCATCACAGAGAACATGTGGCCTCGGGGTTGTGTCCTGGACTgccacagggggcgccacagAGCGGTGTGTGGGAGCAACGGCAGGCTGTATAAATCTCTGTGCGCCTTCCAGAGAGCTCAGTGCATCAACACACAGCTCCGCCTCGCTCCACGCAAACActgctcaggtacacacacctgtctctgaTATGTTGTAGGGTTGTTAAATTGATCCATACTATATCCATAAGCTGAAACGACCTCTGTTACTGTATTGATAGTTCAGCAGAGTGTATGCATGTCCGTGTATATAGTGTAAAGCTCTAACACTAATCAGAGTGCTCATCATTGGTTGGTACTGATGTCTGGACTTCCCTTTCCTTTTAGACTCGGGTCAGACCAAATGCCAGCTGGCCCGGGTTCAGGCTCTGGAGGCCAGCTCCCGCAGCGGCGGCCGTCACGTTAGCCCAGCAGCCGCCATCTTTATTCCAGAGTGCCACCCCGACGGCCACTTCCTGCCCGTTCAGTGTCACAACCAGACCGGATACTGCTGGTGCTCCACGGCCGACGGCAAGCCTGTGAGCGGGACCTCAGTCCTCCATGTGATCCCCAACTGCACCGGTCAGACGTACTTAATATTCATgttcagatatttattttaaataaagttatccACATGGATGAGACATGAATATCGATTCTTTGACTGCCTGATGAACTGGAGTTAGAAACACAATCCCTACAGAGAGTTCTGTCCAACATGAAGCTCCTAAATCTTTGAGCAATCCAAAAACTTTGAAGTTAGTGAAACTAGTGAAATCAAATAATATCCATACTTCTTTTTGATTGCTGCAGCGACACAAATAGAAGTCTTTGGCGTGCAGAATTGGCgagattttcttgtttttaattaccaaaagcTGCAGGCAAacccagtggtgtagtggtgcctgaagaagtgaATACTCTTCATTTTTCCCCGAGCAGTGGATGATAAACAACCTGTATTACTATCAGTGACCTAAGActactcttgcatatttagttaGTGTGCGtgctagccaattagagacagagtagagagggtcatcccttcaccgtGCATTGCCAAGAAATGTGTGCAAGATTTCGATCCAGGCAGCTTTTGGTTATAAACATGTCTTAAGATATGTCGTTATTTAAAGCTCtggtcatttttaaataactgagATTGAATTGCTTTAAAACCAAATTGTGTTTAATAGTTCGGCAAAGATCTGCCAACTGTTTTCAATGAGTCACTTATCCGTCTGTGCTGCCTCGCAAAAAAATCTCTCTGTATCACAGTAAAGCTTTACAGTAAATGTAGACGTGAGCTGTTAGCAGGATGGGTCATTACTTTCCCTTCTTTATATCACATTCAGTTTGTCTCAGTTTGTCTTTtaactgaagaaaataaataaatgtaaagtagAGAATCTCAAAGTCATTCATCCAGAGGGAGTCTCACCAGctcagtgtgtctgtctggacaaactgaaacaaataCATGAAGACAAACGAGTTCAATCTGCGTGAAGGTGTTGTGTTTGCATAGTGTGTGTCCTCCAAACAGCtgttctgtgttcatgtgttctcTCAAACAGATCACCTGACCACGTTAGCTCAGAGCGTGGATGCAGCTTCAGCTCCGATAAAAGGTGACAAAGACATCTGACTCCTCACACTCTCTAAATCTGCCTCTCTGTACCCGTTCTTTACATTCACTGAAAAGAGAGTTTCTGCTTTTCTcagtttttcctttctttctttctttgctttccTGGCACGgcacagtttgtctctgatccagacacacctgctgaaccTCGAAAACATTCACACACGGCTCCACATGCCAAGACCTCAAAAAATGTGTCTTCGTTTCATTTtcactcttttctcctctgagTCTTCGCACACTTCacactgttattgttttctcactctcacacacttttttcttttcatgttccAGATGACGGCGATGAACCCGAGCCAACGTCAGCTCCCAGAAAGTCTGCAGGTGAACCACTGAACTTTCTCCAGAAAGAATTCTTTGCTGTGCAAATCAAAGTCACAAAACGGTTACCATGACTCCCATGCTCTTTAGCACAGATCTCTGAACCACCACTGAATACAACTCgttttattttaacagagaTCCATGCTGTAATGAAGCATCACTGATTTATCAGAGCAGAATAAGTATCTGTGGGTTTATGTCTTCAGTCAGACAGACTTGCTGAACAAGTTATAGAGCCATACTAAACCTATTCCCTGCTTTAAATGTATCTCACAagtttttattctgttgtttctgtacAGTTCAAACCTCATGTATGAACCCCAAACATCCCCTAAAGATTATCTATCGCAGGTGTGAGCTGAATATAACTTTTACAGCAGAGTCAATCCAAATATTACACCTGGGTTATCTCTAAAATGCCTTCTACTGTGTGCAACTTTCAGAGCAAAACAAAATCTTCTCTTTGGACTCCTCTCCTTCATACCtcatctcctccctccctcctgcctACATACTGTTTTCCTCGCCTCTCCCCTGTTTCAGCAGAGAGTGACTGTGAGACGGAGAGCAGCAGACAAGCTCTGATAAATgtctgaaaacaagattctgcCACCAATTTCAAGAGACTGTATGCATCTCAGAGTTGATTCAGTGGTTATATGTTTAAGTCTACTGGTTCTCTGTTAGTTGAACTCCTGCAGTGACACTCAGTTATTATGCCCGTCCACacactgtgtcactgtgtgggCGAGGTTGTTTACTCCCTCATACGGGGGCAGGGCTGAtgatgagagagggaggggttcacctgggaaaaaacatgtatgaaacatgtttcagCGCCTGAGTGACACATAAACAATCTGAAGGAAGCACCgtcctgtcagtgtgaacacagtgtTGATAAACAAACCCAGAGGAAGTCATTATTCCAGCAGATTCTTTACATTAGATTCTGCCTTGTTTCCTCTCGAGCTCAACACTAATgtctatttgttttgtttctttgtttccccGTGCAGAGCTGACAGCTCCTCCGTTCTGGGTCACCATCCTGATTAACTCTGACTCCAAAGCTAACCGCTCGGCCCGACGACCCACAGGTAAGAGAGTCAGGGCACCTGCTGTGTGAGGGAGGGGAAGGACTGTTGATGTGCAAAGTTTGGAGTGCAACTCAAATTgacaaataataaacacaaaatttaattaggcaaaaaaaaaaaaaaagtttgaaataagATTTGTGTTCCACCCCAATGACTCACAGACGAGCCTCACAACTCACCACATCCTAAACAGCCCCGCCACCCCCAAAAGACCCAGGTCCAACCACGAGAGCCAGCCACAACACCCACCCCACCACACAGCCCTCATTAGACAATGCAAATATTTAGTTAAAgtgagatgttgttgttttgtcttggtaaattaataaaaagaatGTTAATGAAGGgcactggtggtgcagtggcacagtggttagtgcgcgcgccccatgtatggaggctgtagtcctccaagtggacggcccaggttcaaatcccacctgtggctcctttcctgcatgtcattccctactctctctctccctgatttccaactttatccactgtcctatctctacaataaaggcacaaaaatcccaaaaataaatcttaataaaaatgataataatataaatgtttCTTACTGAAGTCACAGtaagtgctctgtgtgtgtgtttgtgtttgaacatGTGCAGACAGTCCTCAGACGTGTGAGCGCGAGCGGGAGGCGTTGCTCTCTCAGGTGCGTTCAGTCTGGCAGGACGAAGAGCGCTtcatcccagaatgcactgcagACGGACGCTACAGCCCGGCGCAGTGTCATGCAGCCACGGGCTACTGTTGGTGTGTGAGGGTGGACAGCGGCAGGCCGCTGCCGGGAACCTCTGCAAGgtaatcaatcaaccaatcaattacttttctccttttcctcacAATCTGTCATCTTGTGAttctttgatttctttctcCTTCCTTGAGTCCCTTTACTCTCCTCATTAGATCACAGAGGTTTTTAAAGGCACAGATACTATAGACGCACACAGGCATTTCATCCTGATCATCCAATTTTACACCAATTACTATCCCCCGTTCCCGAGTGGTTTCCCTTTGAGGAAACACGGAGAACAAATCAGAGTAAATTGCGGTTGGCCGGTTTTTGTTCTCaggaggtttattttttttttatcagcgtGTCGATGCTCAGCTGAACAAACTCCTGAGAGGAAACTGTTGGATGTTTTCATGTGATGGATTTCTGTGCTCCACTGGTGTGAGGAGAAGTCCCCCAGGccaaatcatgtttttttatctccGCTGCTGACAGGCGGTGTAAACGCCAGCTCGGGTTGAAGTTAATTAGAAAGTGTttgatttcattatttatcaGGAGAGCAACTctagtttttaatatttatcttttaaacGGGGTTTAGAAGAGTCTTTTAATAACACAGTACAATAACTCCAGTGGCTGGCCtttcataaaataaagatttaaaagttGTGATGCATGTTTGACCTGCAGAGTCATGTCATGTCACTCAGCTGACAATTCTTCATCCTTTAATGTCGGATGATTTAACGTTTAATTCTTCTTTTTGCAGGAATCGTATCCCAGACTGCACTGGGGCGGAGGAGACTTCAACAGAAAGGAGGATCAGGGAGAAACCTCTGCCAGGTAAATATGAGTTTCTTTTCTagaaacatgataaaaaaaacaaaacctcatgaatgtttgtttactgagacagagagatggataCAATGAAGGTTTTAATGGAGGTTATGAAGACCGGGCTGCACACACCAAACAGGAGGGAGGTCACTTTCTCACTGCAGGGTCTGACATGCTGCCTTATGGAGCGACCTGTCGCCATGGTTACAGTCTTCTCTTTGCTCCTGCAGGATGTCCTGGAGCTCGTAAGAAGCAGTTCCTGCAGAGTCTGGTCAGAGCTCTGCAGCTGGAAGCAGTGCATGCTGGAAGTCTGAGTCCAAACAGGTCAGTTGAGGCTGTGATTAATGATGTCTCcctgaatccccccccccccccccccccttacaatcAACTGATTAAACTATTCAGAGTTTATTAATAAAG includes these proteins:
- the LOC132980860 gene encoding SPARC-related modular calcium-binding protein 1-like, which translates into the protein MGSAVWKPEGLVPLSQTFARAAGLIWSSSSRPLNLKHEQSKENPRTDAKVVTSPRLLLFFLLLIIIIINRRLAPRALLIWTAVAGMMLALTFTCRALLLFLVSESVQTVQTDKTAPFLITENMWPRGCVLDCHRGRHRAVCGSNGRLYKSLCAFQRAQCINTQLRLAPRKHCSDSGQTKCQLARVQALEASSRSGGRHVSPAAAIFIPECHPDGHFLPVQCHNQTGYCWCSTADGKPVSGTSVLHVIPNCTDHLTTLAQSVDAASAPIKDDGDEPEPTSAPRKSAELTAPPFWVTILINSDSKANRSARRPTDSPQTCEREREALLSQVRSVWQDEERFIPECTADGRYSPAQCHAATGYCWCVRVDSGRPLPGTSARNRIPDCTGAEETSTERRIREKPLPGCPGARKKQFLQSLVRALQLEAVHAGSLSPNRVSNSSSSFNTPVATTPSSSSSSSSWTQDIVSPAAPGTVQYSRPEEALRWHFSHLDLDSSGVLSEREARPLRQFLRRRLKPRRCAKKFSQYCDRDGDRGLTLEELRVCLSL